Below is a window of Mucilaginibacter ginkgonis DNA.
GCCTTAAAGCTTTTGAACGCCTTAAATATGTTTTACCGCGGGCACTCGGGCATTGGTCTAAACAAGGTTATCAGTTTGCTGTGTTATAGTTTAGTTAATCTTTACGTCATCATAGGTGGAGTAATCTCGCACTAAGAGGATCTTTATTAAAACCATATTATTCGTAACAAAAACGCTTATCGCTCATCAAACACTAAAACTCTTAGGTGGAAAATATATTACATATTGCCGGGCTTAATAAAACGTATCAAAGTGCCGGCCGAACGTTAACAGTTCTCGATGATATTAACTTCTCAGTTCCTACCGGTTCAACCAACGCTATTGTTGGCCCATCGGGCAGTGGCAAGACGACTTTACTTGGCCTCTGCGCGGGTTTAGACAGGGCAACGTCAGGGGTTGTTGAACTAAACGGAATTAGTTTTGGTAATCTTAGCGAAGACAAACGCGCGCAGGTGCGTAACCAATATGTAGGCTTTATATTTCAGAATTTTCAATTGCTGCCAACCCTTACCGCGTTGGAGAATGTGATGGTGCCGCTTGAATTGCGCGGCGAAAAAAATATTAAAGCGCGTGCACTCGACCTGTTAGATAAAGTTGGCTTGGCAGAACGTGGGCATCATTATCCGATGCAATTATCCGGAGGTGAGCAGCAGCGGGTATCGCTTGCAAGAGCATTCAGCAATCAGCCTAAGATCTTATTTGCCGATGAACCTACAGGTAACCTTGATGCCGAGACAAGCGAAAAAGTGATCAAACTAATATTTGATCTGAACACAGAGGCCGGTACTACGCTCGTATTGGTTACACATGACCTTGACCTGGCAGCTAAAACGCAGCGCATCATCAGAATAAAAGGCGGCAAACTGGTATCAGACGTAAAAACCGACACCAATGTCTGAACTGTTAAAAACAGAAAAGCAGCCACTTAAGCTGGGTTGGCTTTTTGAAATGGCCTGGCGCGACAGCCGCAAAAACCGCTCGCGGTTGATGCTGTTTATTTCGTCTATCATTTTTGGTATTGCAGCCATTGTGGCGATATACTCGTTTGGTTATAATATTAAAAAAGATGTAGATAACCAGGCAGCGACCCTAATCGGCGCAGATCTTTCCATCAGCTCAAACAAACCGGTCGACGCGTCTATAAAACCGATGCTCGATTCATTAGGCGACCGCCGATCGCAGGAGCGCAACTTCGCGTCAATGGTGTTTTTCCCAAAAACAGGTAATACCAAGTTAATGCAGATACGTGCACTTCAGGGAGAGTTTCCTTACTATGGCGCTATTGAAAGTACGCCGTCATCGGCTTCGCAAACTTTTAGGACCGGTCGGCGCGCATTGGTAGACCAAACATTAATGCTGCAATTCAATGCCCACGTAAACGACTCCATTAAAGTGGGGAACCTCACTTTTCAGATCGTGGGTGTATTAAATAAGGCACCCGGTCAAACGGGTATTGCGGCTGGCATTGCTCCAATAGTTTACATCCCGCTGCAGTACCTTGAGGCAACCGGACTGATGCAAAGAGGCAGTCGTATTGGCTACACGTTTTACTACAAATTTGACCATGATGTAAACGTTACCAAGCTGGTGAAGGGAATGGAAGACAAGTTGGAGCGCAACAACCTTAGCTATGATACTATAGATACCCGCAAAGAAAATACAGGCCGCAGTTTTGAAGACCTCACAAAGTTTTTATCGTTAGTTGGGTTCATTGCTTTGTTATTAGGCTGCGTTGGCGTTGCCAGTGCGGTGCACATCTACATCCGCGAAAAGATAGCATCAATTGCCATTATGCGTTGCCTGGGTGTGCGCTCTGCACAAGCGTTCATTATATACCTGATGCAGATTTTAGCCATTGGACTTGTTGGTTCTGTCATTGGTGCAGCATTGGGCAGCGCTATACAATATGCCATGCCGCACGTGTTTAAAGACTTTTTACCTTTAACGGTATCTACCGCGGTTTCATGGGCGGCCATTGGTCAGGGTGTATTGTTAGGAATGATCATATCGGTACTGTTTGCCTTGCTTCCGCTTATTGCTATCCGCAATATCTCGCCGTTAAACACATTACGCATGTCTTATGATAACATTAACCTTATGCGTGATCCTTTGCGTTGGTTGGTTTACCTTTTGATCGGCGGTTTTATCGTATTGTTTACCAAGTTCCAGCTGGATAGTTGGAAAGGCAGTGTCGCTTTCACAATAGGGATTCTCATCGCCTTTTTCATCCTTACACTCATTGCACGCGGGTTAATGATACTTGCCCGGCTGATCATACGCAATTCGTGGAGCTATTTATGGCGGCAAGGTTTTGCTAATCTTTACCGGCCTAATAATCAAACCATTATTTTAATTGTGTCGATCGGTCTTAGTACAACTTTTATCTGTACGTTATTTTTTATACAAAATATACTGGTTAAGCAGGTAAGCCTTTCTGCCACAAGCAACAGCGCCAATATGATCTTATTTGATATTCAGCCTGCACAAAAGCAAGCATTGGCAGCTACAACCAAAAGCCAGCATTTACCTGTAATTCAACAGGTGCCGGTAGTGACCATGCGAATGGCCACCATAAATGGTAAGACAGAGTCCATTTATAAAAAAGACACTACCCTCAAAATTCCGGCGCGAATTTTTGCGAACGAATATCGCGCCACTTACCGCGACACCCTTGTACCGACAGAAAAAGTCATCGAAGGTGATTGGACAGGCAAAGCAATTTCCGGAAAGGATGTGGCTATTTCCTTAGAAGACCGTTTTGCGAAGCATAACCATTTAAAGGTAGGCGATCATATAGCCTTTAACGTTCAAGGTTCACCAATACCAACTGTGGTTACCAGCATCCGCCAGGTAAACTGGAATAAAATGCAAACCAACTTTTTGGTTGTGTTTCCAAAGGGGGTTCTGGAAGATGCGCCACAGTTTTATGCTATGCTTACACATGTTGGATCTGATAAAATATCTGCTAAGTATCAGCAAACAGTGGTTAAGCAGTTTCCGAATATTTCTATCATAGATCTGGGGCAATTACTAAGTGTGCTTGATGAGTTGCTGGATAAATTAGGTGACATCATAAAATTCATGAGCGCTTTTAGCATCATTACGGGTATTGTGGTTTTGATTGCTTCAGTACGCATCAGCAAGTATCAACGCATACGCGAAAGTGTTTTATTGCGCACAATGGGCGCAAGCCGTAAACAAATACTAACCATTACTGCTTTAGAGTATATATTTCTTGGCGGGTTATCAGCTTTGACAGGGATATTGATAGCGATGACAGGAAGCTGGTTTTTAGCGAAGTTTAGTTTTGATATACCATTTACGGTAAGCATTGTACCGGCCGCTGTAATTTTTGTGATCATTACCGGGCTAACCGTCGTGATAGGCTTGTTAAATAGTCGTGGCATTTTGAACAGGCCGCCTTTAGAAATTTTAAGAGGCGATGATTGATAAAATGAATAAGACCAAAATATACCTGGCTTTTGCATGTGCGCTGCTTGCCTTTAGCTGTAGCAATCCGCCCAAGGTTAAAGATACAGACGATACGAGCTACGTAAAACGTAAAGCACCATCTGCAACAGGGAGGAAAACGATTTTAGTTTTTGGGGATAGTCTGACAGCAGGCTACGGCCTTGATGATCCATCAGCAGCGTATCCCGGAGTGTTGCAGCATTATATAGATTCTTTAAAGCTAAACTATACTGTTGTCAACTCCGGTGTTAGCGGCGAAACTACAGCCGGTGGCCGCAGCCGTATAGATTGGGTGCTGAAAACTGAACCGGATATCTTTCTGCTTGAATTAGGCGCAAACGACGGCTTGCGCGGTACTACAGTTACGGAGACTATTCACAACCTGCAAACAATAATTGATAAGGTAAAAGCGAAATATCCTGATACGAAGATTATCTTATTAGGTATGCAGGTGCCGCCAAGTATGGGGCAAAAATACGTAGGTGACTTTAAAAAGCTGTTTCCCGACCTTGCAGAAAAGAACCATATTGATTTGGTGCCTTTTTTGTTGCAGGGTGTTGGCGGTGACCCAAAACTTAACCAGGCGGATGGTATACATCCAAACGTTGCAGGCGCTAAAATTTTGGCAGCAAATGTTTGGCAGGTGTTAAAGAAAGAAATTTGATCCGACAAAAAAGCCCTTGATCTTTCAAGGGCTTTCTTGTTATTACCAGTAACGGTAATATCTGTGGTGATTGCGCATATAAGGCGCACGGTGATGATAATGACGACCGTTGTGATAATAGCGGCCCTTACCAATACTCACCCTGATTTGTGCATCTGCGCTGGCAAATGTGCAGGCAGTGATTGCTAATAGTAGTAAAAATTTTAAATGTTTCATGGCTTTGTTAGTTTATAAACCCATAACAGATGCTCTTGCAGGTTGGTTTGTACTATTATCGTTACGGTTTAATTTGTTGCAAGAGAGGTAGACGCGATCATCTCGTAGATCTCTTTTTGCGATTCCACAGCAACTTCTCCTTGCATAATGGGCACATTCTCCAATAAGCTGTTGATTGTCACCGCTTGCGTATTGTCCTGCAACTGAAGATCTATAATCCGGCGGACTTGCTTTTTAATCTCTGCATCATAAATTGGGAAGCATACCTCAATACGGTGGTAAATGTTACGGTTCATCCAGTCGGCAGATCCCATGTAAATTTCTTCGTTGCCGTTGTTGTCGAATATAAAAACTCGCCCGTGTTCCAGGTAGCGGTCTACTATCCGGCGGACAGTGATGTTTTCGCTCATGCCCGGCACGCCCGGAATAAGACAGCAAATCCCCCGGACGATGAGTTGAACTATAACACCGGCATTAGAGGCTTCATATAATTTACCAATAAGTGCTTCCTCTTCAAGATTATTTAGTTTTATAATAATGCCGCAGTGTAACCCTTGCTTTTTGTTAGCAATTTCCCGGTCGATCAATTCCAAAAAGCGGTCTTTCAAATTAAACTGAGCGACAAGTAAATTTTCAAAACTCACATCAGTTAGAAATTTGCCGGGCTTTGCGCGTTTGCCTAAAATGATAAACAACAGTTCCATTTCGCGCAGCAAAGCTTTATTGCTTGTAAAAAGGATATGGTCTGTATAAAATTTGGCTGTAGTTTCATTAAGATTGCCTGTTGCCAAGAGGCCGTAGTATGATGTCTTGTCTTGAAGTCTTTTTTTAACAAGCGCTATTTTTGCGTGTACCTTTAGCGCCGTAACGCTGTAAATGATTTTCACACCGGCATCCATCATTTTCTTTGCCCAATGCAGGTTGTTAGCTTCATCAAAACGCGCCTTTAACTCTACCACCACAGTTACCGATTTGCCATTTTTAGCCGCACTGATAAGCGCGTTTACAATAAGCGAATGACTGGCCACGCGATAAAGCGTGACGTATATCTCCGAAACATCTTTATCAATTGACGCCTCATTAAAAAAACGTAGTACAGCGTCATAATTGTTATAAGGCGGATGGATCATCAGGTCCCTTGTCGCAATGGTATCTGCAATGGTTCTGTCATTTTGTAAGCCGGGCGGAACAACTACCGGCCATGGCGTATTGGAAAGATCTTTGCGATGAGCGGGCAGGTTCATCAAATCTTTCAAATTGTGATAACAACCGCCTGCTACAGATGTAGCCTTAGTGATGTTCAGAAACTTTTTTAATTCTTCTAAAAGATAATCAGGCATATCGCCGTCATATAAGAAGCGTGTCGCTAAACCCTGGTCGCGTTTCTGTAGCTGTTTTTCTATCTCCTTAGACAGGTCTCCTGAGTAATCGTCTTTGAGATCCAGTTCGGCATCGCGGGTTACTTTAAAACTAAAACAGTTTTTAATCTCACTGCCTGTGAATATTTTATTGAGATTCTGTTTTATAACATCATCTATGAAAAGAATGTATAGGGTTTCTTTATCATCTATAGACATAAACCTGTCAAGTACATCAGAGGGGATATTCAAGATGTACAGCTTCGTATCCGTACTTGCCGCCGTTTCGACCAGGAAGTATAATTTATTGTTCTCAGGAAAGAAAACAGTGTCCCGGGTGATCAATACCGGTTGCAGAAATGCCGTAACTTCCGCTAAAAAATAACTGTCGATATTTTCCTTCAACTTCTCCGGAACAGGCTGCTCGTACAGCAACGTGATGTGCTCTGATGTTAACGCGGGCAGTAATTGCAACGTAAAGATCTCACCGAAACGGTTCAGTTGGTTATTTATGGTTTCGGTAACATTGTAAAAGATGTCGGCGTGTTCTGTTTCATCAAGATCAGCACTTTTTTTCTTACCTATCTTTTTCATGGCCGCGATAACCGGCATACGCACGCGGTAAAACTCGTCGAGGTTTGATGAAAATATGCTAAGGAATTTTATCCGTTCTAATAGCGGATTACGTGAATTGGCAGCTTCTTCTAAAACGCGGCTATTGAAACCCAGCCAGCTGAGATCGCGATTAAAAAAACGATATTCTTCCATCTTAACTAACAATGATTGCCTTGATATTCAAAATTAAAACAACATTGACTGGTAGCTTTGTGTTTCTCATTTATATTTGCGAAAACCCATAAAACGCAGCCCGACTTGAAAAAAGCAAAGTTGTTCATTTTAATACCTACCCTGTTTATTAGTGTTAAAGGGTTTGCGCAAGAACCTGTTGTTATCAAGCCGCCTCAGGACTCGCCGATACAAAAGTTTGATAATAACATAATGGATAACCTGGCTAAAAGCCGTACGCCTGAAAAGACACGTTATCTGCTAGGTGTCACTAACAGCATACAATATGTTGAAGCAGGGGTTCCGGCGGCAATGTTTATTGGCGGTGTATTAGGCCACGATAAAGAACTGAGAGAAAACTCATTATACGTTGCAAGCAGCACCGCTATATCGCTGGGCTTAACTTTGCTGATCAAACACTTTGTGCGCCGCCCAAGGCCGTTTATCCGAAACAAAACATTCATCCCCGTTTACAGGGCCGGTAGCACGTCTTTCCCGTCCGGCCACACTTCTACCACATTTGCTCTGGCTAGTTCGTTGAGCATTGCCTACCCGAAATGGTATGTTATCGCTCCGGCATTTATTTACGCCGGCACTGTGGGCTATTCGCGTATGTACCTTGGAGAGCATTTTCCGACAGATGTTGCTGCCGGGGCGACAATCGGGGTTGGATCGGCCGTTGCACTATCAGGATTGAGCCGTTAAAACCTGAAACCAACTGTAAAGTATGGGTAAGCGCCTTCTTTTGAAAAGCCTACCAAACCTTCAATCAGTATCAATTGCGCAGGGGTGAAATATAAACCGCCGCCAAAACCATCATGCCAAACATTTGAATTTTCGCCGGGCGACCAAACCCTGCCTATATCATTGAATCCCACCGCCCCAACTGTGCCGGGCAGCACATAAGAGTTAAAGTCGAACAATTTAAAGCGAACTTCCAGATTATCATAAGCGTAACTTTTGCCCGTAAAACGCTGGAAGTAATAACCTCTCAAGTTAACATTGCCGCCAAGCGTAAGCTGTTGAAAGTACTCTGCATTGCCGATGGTGGTACCACCGCCTATTCGGTTTGCGATAACAAATGTTGAATCACTTGGAGGTGTAATGAAGAAACTAAATTCGGTCTTGATTTGTCCGTAACTGTGTTCATTTTGTTTTATGCCCGTTATACCGCTGATTGTAGTGTTCCAATTTACCCCGCGATGCGGTACTAAAGATTTGTCACGGGTATCATAATTAGCGTTGACAGTAACACCTGCATACCATTTTGTATCAAACACGCGCTCATCGGGATGCTGGTCGGCGTAGTTCTTTATAAACTTGCTTTGATTTTTGCCGCCTTCACCATTGTAATATTGTCCGGTAAGGCTTTCTGTAAATGCCCAATTGCCCGGCCGTTGTCTTAAACCAATGTTTGTTTCAACGTAATCATAAGTATTGCGATAATAATACACATCAGTTCCCTGATCCTCATTGTTTAAGAAGACACTTTCGTTGCCGGTGCCAAAAAAGCTGTATTTATAGTTCGGGCCTTTTGAAAAAGCGTTTACCACAAGGTCGCTTCCGCCAATTGCTTTGGTAAATTCGCCTTTATAACCTAAATAAAGCGAATTGTTGCCGAAGCCATAGTTGGCTATAAAGGTTTGCCTCGACGCAAATGGCTCTTTACGGAACCCTTGTTTAACGACAATAACTTCCGGGATTAATTGAAAGCCATAATCGCGGTTATAACTTGCCAAAAGCAGGGGCTGCCAATAGCTGTACTTAAAATATTTACGCTTATAGTAGTTAACCAGCGTATCTGTGCCCGTACGAAGCTTTACCTGGCCTGCGTTTGGAAAAATGTTTTTCTGGTCGCTGCGGTCATAAATATATCGGTTACCATGAGACTTTATACTGCTATCTACGTTAAATGTATCTTCGCCATCGCCGCCGATCATCCGCACCTTTATCGGTGACCTATCAACGCCGTGCATCGAGAAAACATCATCACCGTCTAGCGCAAAAATTCTTACATCCTTTGTATCCGCCGGGTCAAATGTCCGTTCAAATGTTACCTGTTCTATTTTACCTTCTTTGCTGATCTTGTTGATCTTTACATGTACGCTTCCATCGGCATTATTAGTTACATCAACATATTCTTTTTTAGCAGTCCCTAATACTTCAACAGAATGAGAGATGAATTTATAGTAGGTGAGTGCCTGATCCTTTAAGCCGTTTCTGCGGGCTATCATTTTATTTGTGATTGGCGGGCCCGACAAGCGGTAAATAGCAGGCGGCATACGTTTTACAGCCTCGCTGATCACTTGGTCTGTCAGCAATTTTTGAGCATCGGCAATCTGCTCCAACCAATCTTGTTTGCCCAAGCGTGATAAGTAATAGCGGTCAAAATCCTGATTATTCAGGTTCCAGAAGTCAATTGCCCGAATGCGGGTATTATAGTTTTGGAATTTTTCAAAGCTGTCGTTTAAAGATAATATCGTCGGGAAAATGCCGGTGCCGTTGTAAAACACCTGGTCGCGGTCTTTAGGTATCGGTTTAAAGTAAGTGCCTTTTCCGTCTTCTATCTGTTCAAAGCGCCATTGATCTCCGTGGCGGTCCCAGTCCCCTAAAATAAAATCGAGCAAACGTGCCCGTAATATCAATTTTGCGTCAACGTGATTATCATTATCAGCCTCAAGCTTTTTCTGTGTCTTATCATTATTGTCCGTTTTATCTACATCGCTTGGTTCGCGCTCTTCAAACAGGAAAACCTTATTAGCAAATTCCTTGCGATATTTTCCTAAAGCAGGATCGTCGCTTACATAAACTACCTGAGGGTTTGCATGTGGAATGCCTAATGCCTGTGCCAACGTTGGCACTACCAAAGCGCCAAAAGGGTGTTCTGCCGTAACTTGGTCTTGAACTATACTTGCAGCAAGGGTGCCTCTTAACGCTTCGGGTAAAACACTGTCAGGATATTTTTGAATGGTGCGCAGGGTCCATTTTTGACCGGAGGCATCTACCAAGTGTAAAGATTTGGTTTGTCGGCCTCCGCCTTCCTCATCTATTTTTAAGCCGCCGTAGTCTTTAAAACTAAAGACTTTCATTTTTACGGGAGTTGCCCATAACTTTCTGTAACTCTCGCCGAAAAATCTACGGTGCGTTTTGCTGACACTGTCATAACCCGGTTCTACCGCGCGGACAATACTGTCGCCTAACGTATGCTTTTGCGCACTAACATCCATTCCTGTTATTGTTAACAAGAAAAGGACGATATATCTTAAGAATGAGTTTTTTCGAGATGGTAATTGCAAGTCAGGCAAAGTTTTAGTACTGATTTATACCGTAATGTGTTTTTGCAATATTTTGTTTGCCTCCTTTGCGTAAATCTGTAGAAAATCTGAAGAATATGGAGCCCTATTGTTCGACAACGCCTTTTAGTTGGTTCAATACAGTTTTCCAATTTTCAGTCGAATGCTGTTTTGCTTCCTCATTAGCAATGTTATCCTGAGTTAAAGTTACTTTAGTTTTACCGCAGATCTCGTCCAACTCATAAGTAACTTTGTCATAATTCTCGGGCTTGTCTTCTAAACCGCTCATTGAACTCCAATAAGTGCTTTCGAATACTTTGTTAGGAACAAGTTTTAAGATAGTGCCCTTATCTTTGTACGCTTTGCCATTATACTCCCCTTCATAAGTTATGGGGCTGCCTTCTGTCCAGTGCGACGTGACATTTGTGCCGAAAAGATATTGTTTAATAATATCCGGCGATGTTATCGCTTGCCAAACCTTTGATGCAGGAGCATTGATCTCTATAGTTACGGTTGCTAAAAACTGATTTTTCATAGGTCGCACTTTTCTTTAATAAGTGACTGACGGTCAAAATGTTTTGTAAAGAAAAAAGCCATCGGTCAGACGGCTTTAAGACAAACTGTATAATGGTATAATTGTCCCGGTAGTCCTATAATTCTTCTCCATGCTGGCTTGCATCCAAGCCGGCAATTTCTTCTTCAACACTTACACGTAAGGGGCTGATTAGGTCTGTTACTTTTAACAACAATAACGATCCGAAAAACGCGAATATGGACACACAAACAAGTGCGATTATGTGAATGAAAAATAAATGTGTTTGGCCGAAAAATAAACCGTTGCCTGTAGTGTTTGCAGGATTAATGTTTTGGTTGGCAAATACGCCTGTTAGCAGCATACCTACCATACCCCCAACGCCGTGGCAAGGAAAAACGTCGAGCGTATCATCAATAGATGTTTTACTCCGCCACTCAACTACCAGGCTGCTCACGATAGCTGCAACAATGCCAATAATAAGCGAGTGCGGGATGCTCACATAACCTGCGGCTGGGGTAACTGCAACTAGCCCCACAACCGCACCAATACATGCACCCATAACTGTTGGCTTATGGCCGCGCGACATTTCAAAAAATATCCACGCTATTGCAGCCGCGGCAGAGGCTGTGGTTGTTGTAGCTAATGCGGTAGCCGCCAGCGTGCCTGATCCTAATGCAGACCCTGCATTGAACCCGAACCAGCCAAACCAAAGTAAACCTGTACCCAGCAAAATGTAGCTGATGCGTGCAGGGTTATGTGCCTTATCTGTCCTTTGTTTTAAATAGAGCGCAGAAGCCAGTGCCGCCCAGCCCGCGGACATGTGAACAACCGTGCCGCCTGCAAAATCTAGCACGCCGGCCTTATAAAGTAACCCGTCCGGGTGCCAAACAGAATGTGCCAACGGAGTATATATAATGATGATGAATAGCGAAATGAAAATAAGGTAAGAGGTGAACTTAATACGCTCCGCGAATGCTCCCGTGATAAGTGCCGGAGTGATCACTGCGAATTTCAATTGAAACATTGCGAAAAGTATTAAGGGGATTGTTGGCGCTAGTTTCCAGGTAACGTTACCAAGCATGCCCTTCATCATAAAAAAAGTTGCCGGGTTACCAATTACTCCTCCAACAGAATCGCCGAAAGCCAAACTGAATCCAAAAACTACCCAGATTATGGTTATGAGGCCCATACAAACAAAACTTTGCATCATGGTTGACAAAACATTTTTTCGGGTAACCATTCCACCATAAAAATAAGCCAAACCCGGAGTCATGATCAAAACTAAGGCCGTTGCCATTAACATCCACGCTGTATCGCCCGAGTTTATCTGACTGTTTTTAACATTTTGTACATCAATTGATGGAAATATCAATCCAAGAGCTATGACAATTAATAAAAAAATAAGAGGAGCAATTTTTTTCATTAAAACTGAGGTATTAATTCACCAAATTTAAAACTATTATCAAAAAATTAAGTAAAAAATTAAATTTTTGAGTTACTTGTGAATTAATGTTAACAAAAATGCAATATTATAAATGACTTTCTAAGTATGAATTGTAAAGAAGGCATGTTTGGCGTGCAAACAAAACGTCGCAAGAAAGCTTATACTAAAAACCATTTTATGAAAGCTTATTGGAAACCTGTTTGCCTTTGCATTTTGGCGTTGGCTACTGCTTGTCAAAACAACAAAAACCAATCTTCAACAACGGATACCACGAAACAAACTACATCAAATGACGCTGCGGCTGCCGTGGCCGGTGATGCTAAAATAGCATCAGCTTCAAATTTTGAAATACAAATCCCTGATGGCTGGCATTATGATCAGCCTATTTTAAACGGACAGACCAAATTCTTTCTTACCGCGCCAAAGGAAATGAACTATCAAACCAATATCAATATTTTGAAGGACCCGATGAAAGGCGAAAACCTTGATGACTACATTAAGGTAAGCCTTGCCAAAATGCAATCCATGCCTGTTACCATGGGTAGCAGCGGAGATTTCACAGCAAACGGTGTTTCAGGAAAATATTTGAAATATATCTATAACGCCAAAGAACGCATGATAGCTGTCAAATCTTACGTTTTTGGCAAAAATGATACGGCTTACGTAGTTACAGCTACCACAGTACCCGAGTTAGGCAAAAAATACGAACCCGTATTTGACAAGGCGGTAAGTACTCTCAAAATTAAGTAGTATTCGAGGGTCATCAGCGCAAGGTTATAATTTGAGTTTCATTTCCCGGCTACGGCATTTCTTATTAAATTAGTAGCTGTGGATAATTTCATTGTTTCGGCACGTAAATATCGCCCGGCCACTTTTGAAACCGTTGTAGGTCAGCAACATGTGACTAACACGTTAAAAAACGCGATCAAAAGTAACCAACTTGCGCAGGCGTTTTTGTTCTGCGGCCCGCGCGGGGTAGGTAAAACTACTTGCGCGCGTATACTTGCCAAAACTATTAATTGCACCAATTTGCAGCCAAACGGCGAGGCTTGCGGCACCTGCGATTCTTGCAAAGCGTTCCAAAATGGCAACTCATTTAACGTGCACGAACTGGATGCCGCGTCCAATAACTCTGTTGATGACATCCGTAATTTAATAGATCAGGTACGTATACCCCCACAAGCCGGCAGATATAAAGTTTATATCATTGATGAAGTGCATATGTTGTCGCAGGCGGCTTTTAACGCGTTTCTGAAAACGCTTGAAGAACCACCGTCATACGCCATCTTTATACTAGCGACTACAGAAAAGCATAAGATACTGCCAACCATACTTTCTCGATGCCAGATATTTGATTTTAACCGCATTAAGGTCGAAGATATGGCTGCTCACCTGGCATCCATCGCGGTAAAGGAAAGCATATCATACGAGGATGACGGACTTCACATCATTGCCCAAAAAGCAGATGGTGGTTTGCGCGATGCGCTATCGATGTTTGATCAGATCGTTAGCTTTTCCGGCGGGAATGTTACTTATCATACTGTTATCGAGAACCTTAATATCCTTGATTACGATTACTATTTCAGCCTGACTGATAGCCTGATGCAACAGGCTACATCCAAGACACTATTAACGTTCGACGAAATCTTGTCTAAAGGATTTGACGGCAGCCATTTTATCAGTGGTATGTCTCACCACTTACGTAATTTATTGGTAGGCAAAGATTCGGTTACACTTAAGCTGTTGGAAGTAAGTGAAGGGGTACGTCAGCGTTATATGCAACAGTCTCAGCTAACACCGGTATCCTTTTTACTCTCTGCATTGAACATCGCAAACCAATGTGAGATCAACTATCGTTTAAGCAAAAACCAGCGTTTGCAGGTTGAATTGGCATTACTTAAAATGTGCCATCTTAACGCGGCATTCAATTTGGTTAATCTGCCCGCGACTGAGGACCAGGTTAAAAAAAAAACTGATGCCGCAAGCATAGCTCCTCAAAC
It encodes the following:
- a CDS encoding ABC transporter ATP-binding protein is translated as MENILHIAGLNKTYQSAGRTLTVLDDINFSVPTGSTNAIVGPSGSGKTTLLGLCAGLDRATSGVVELNGISFGNLSEDKRAQVRNQYVGFIFQNFQLLPTLTALENVMVPLELRGEKNIKARALDLLDKVGLAERGHHYPMQLSGGEQQRVSLARAFSNQPKILFADEPTGNLDAETSEKVIKLIFDLNTEAGTTLVLVTHDLDLAAKTQRIIRIKGGKLVSDVKTDTNV
- a CDS encoding ABC transporter permease, which translates into the protein MHIYIREKIASIAIMRCLGVRSAQAFIIYLMQILAIGLVGSVIGAALGSAIQYAMPHVFKDFLPLTVSTAVSWAAIGQGVLLGMIISVLFALLPLIAIRNISPLNTLRMSYDNINLMRDPLRWLVYLLIGGFIVLFTKFQLDSWKGSVAFTIGILIAFFILTLIARGLMILARLIIRNSWSYLWRQGFANLYRPNNQTIILIVSIGLSTTFICTLFFIQNILVKQVSLSATSNSANMILFDIQPAQKQALAATTKSQHLPVIQQVPVVTMRMATINGKTESIYKKDTTLKIPARIFANEYRATYRDTLVPTEKVIEGDWTGKAISGKDVAISLEDRFAKHNHLKVGDHIAFNVQGSPIPTVVTSIRQVNWNKMQTNFLVVFPKGVLEDAPQFYAMLTHVGSDKISAKYQQTVVKQFPNISIIDLGQLLSVLDELLDKLGDIIKFMSAFSIITGIVVLIASVRISKYQRIRESVLLRTMGASRKQILTITALEYIFLGGLSALTGILIAMTGSWFLAKFSFDIPFTVSIVPAAVIFVIITGLTVVIGLLNSRGILNRPPLEILRGDD
- a CDS encoding arylesterase, encoding MNKTKIYLAFACALLAFSCSNPPKVKDTDDTSYVKRKAPSATGRKTILVFGDSLTAGYGLDDPSAAYPGVLQHYIDSLKLNYTVVNSGVSGETTAGGRSRIDWVLKTEPDIFLLELGANDGLRGTTVTETIHNLQTIIDKVKAKYPDTKIILLGMQVPPSMGQKYVGDFKKLFPDLAEKNHIDLVPFLLQGVGGDPKLNQADGIHPNVAGAKILAANVWQVLKKEI
- the ppk1 gene encoding polyphosphate kinase 1 codes for the protein MEEYRFFNRDLSWLGFNSRVLEEAANSRNPLLERIKFLSIFSSNLDEFYRVRMPVIAAMKKIGKKKSADLDETEHADIFYNVTETINNQLNRFGEIFTLQLLPALTSEHITLLYEQPVPEKLKENIDSYFLAEVTAFLQPVLITRDTVFFPENNKLYFLVETAASTDTKLYILNIPSDVLDRFMSIDDKETLYILFIDDVIKQNLNKIFTGSEIKNCFSFKVTRDAELDLKDDYSGDLSKEIEKQLQKRDQGLATRFLYDGDMPDYLLEELKKFLNITKATSVAGGCYHNLKDLMNLPAHRKDLSNTPWPVVVPPGLQNDRTIADTIATRDLMIHPPYNNYDAVLRFFNEASIDKDVSEIYVTLYRVASHSLIVNALISAAKNGKSVTVVVELKARFDEANNLHWAKKMMDAGVKIIYSVTALKVHAKIALVKKRLQDKTSYYGLLATGNLNETTAKFYTDHILFTSNKALLREMELLFIILGKRAKPGKFLTDVSFENLLVAQFNLKDRFLELIDREIANKKQGLHCGIIIKLNNLEEEALIGKLYEASNAGVIVQLIVRGICCLIPGVPGMSENITVRRIVDRYLEHGRVFIFDNNGNEEIYMGSADWMNRNIYHRIEVCFPIYDAEIKKQVRRIIDLQLQDNTQAVTINSLLENVPIMQGEVAVESQKEIYEMIASTSLATN
- a CDS encoding phosphatase PAP2 family protein, giving the protein MKKAKLFILIPTLFISVKGFAQEPVVIKPPQDSPIQKFDNNIMDNLAKSRTPEKTRYLLGVTNSIQYVEAGVPAAMFIGGVLGHDKELRENSLYVASSTAISLGLTLLIKHFVRRPRPFIRNKTFIPVYRAGSTSFPSGHTSTTFALASSLSIAYPKWYVIAPAFIYAGTVGYSRMYLGEHFPTDVAAGATIGVGSAVALSGLSR